GTTAAAATTAATGGAAAGACAAAATTTAGTAAAGGGAGTAGAATGATTATGCGATCGTGCAGCCCAGTTTGTGTCTTGGGTCTTCGCTGATATAGTTGACCATGTTTTCGATCTGCATCACCAACAAGGCCCAACACTGGtaacaatatattattaatattatgatatgaCAGGGTACTCGAGTGGGAACTCAACACTGGTATGGGCATGTAGGTAAAAGTACTCAAAGCATTGcattatatgtataaaatagtaacACTATTTGTAATGGTTGGGTGTGTTGTGGGGTGGTGTTGTGGGTTTTTTAATGATTAGGATGTGTTGTGGGAgagagtggagtagtggtggtgttgaaAGTTGGTGTTGTGAGTTTGTGTTGTGGTAGTGGAATGCTGATGTGccattttaattttctttttatgtttttatttttatttttttgattgaTTTTATTCATTTTATTGTAGCACTCAAATAAAAAAAGATGGAATAACGAAAATAATTTAAAAGTCCTAAACATACCAttacttaaaaaaaattacatactTAAAAGTCCTAGAAACATAAATTTAATTCATCAAAAAAATACGGAACAACATAAATAGAATCTAATCTCGGGGGTTAGGGTCGATGTTCATGTCGTCTTTCATCATGTCTCGAACATATTTTTTTAGATTTTCAAGACGAATCACGTCATCCGGATCTTCCATCGTAGCCGAAAATCTCCCCAACAAATCAACTTGTGTGAGTGCGGTTTGCATAGTGCAAAACTTGTTGAAGTTGGATATCGCACTCGTCTTCCCTTCCGCCACATGTTCCCACTTGTCCATAAACGAGTCTATCCTTAACGAATTCGAACTTCTACCCCGAGAAGGTTCGAAGATTCCGACTTTTATTGAGCTTTCTTTGCTTTATTTCGTCCCATTGGACGCGGCATCGGAATGTCCCCAAATAACTCCGCCTCAAAGTCTTGCGAGAGGCTAACCGTGTCTCCTTGACTTTCACCAATACCCGTCATATCCACACGATACTCTGTTTCACCTTCACCTTGAGCTTGTGCTCTAGCAACCGGATCATTTGGAATGATCCACTTCGGATGTTCTTTCAAGAAAAAAAAGGCGTCCTTGTTAATAAAGTTTTTGGTGTATCGATCATAGTAAGCTTGCAACGCGTTTTGGTAAACATCATCGTCATTTGCCCCACTATGCCAATGATCCTTAATGTCTTGATAAATTGGCAAAAACTCGCTACACGATTTGTTTAAATCACGCCACTTTGAAGACATTGAATCTTCGTTTCGTACCCATCCAAATTCGTTGTTATTGAACTTTTCCATCGCCCTTCCCCAAAAACTACCCCGTTTTTGTGATCTCCCAACTATAGGATTTTCCGAGGTATCACAAAAACACTCGGCTAACCATAAAAGCTCCTTTTGTGACCATCCCCTCGCGTTCTTTTTTGTCGGTTCTTCTACCTATTTACCTACAATATATACAAATTGTATTACGTATtagtatattaaataaatatatttataatatgtatGTAATAgtaggttaaaataattatatattacttataattaaatacatattaaatataaatgtaaatatatatatacatatagcaacagtaggtatatatataattatatattaattataatacatattaaatataaatgtaaatatatatatatatatatatatatatatatatatatatatatatatatatatatatatacctttgccCTTT
The window above is part of the Rutidosis leptorrhynchoides isolate AG116_Rl617_1_P2 chromosome 1, CSIRO_AGI_Rlap_v1, whole genome shotgun sequence genome. Proteins encoded here:
- the LOC139884694 gene encoding glutathione S-transferase T3-like; the encoded protein is MSNTPNTPITPRNQDHEEPATPLSNTHPFSNLLAFGCDNQPGIANQPILTPSPQQYAHVEEPTKKNARGWSQKELLWLAECFCDTSENPIVGRSQKRGSFWGRAMEKFNNNEFGWVRNEDSMSSKWRDLNKSCSEFLPIYQDIKDHWHSGANDDDVYQNALQAYYDRYTKNFINKDAFFFLKEHPKWIIPNDPVARAQAQGEGETEYRVDMTGIGESQGDTVSLSQDFEAELFGDIPMPRPMGRNKAKKAQ